In Glycine max cultivar Williams 82 chromosome 7, Glycine_max_v4.0, whole genome shotgun sequence, a single window of DNA contains:
- the LOC100790978 gene encoding transcription factor bHLH143, whose amino-acid sequence MVKADESLPRPHHVAWQSPSSNHFSILPKPSLLSLPAYLNSSTSILPAVSTFHGLAAPSIPSLKSMLKNEVQGFLQYCNADTSLKETHFGGALQNANPSLQKRLLIFDRSDNKTRLFYGPVLPLVQSPTVTATKFAQSYGINGEGQASNVGQKHLTRYSLLKESVKDHAITEESENHEDTEEINALLYSDDESPEGDDDDSCDEVTSTDHSPLATNKTYVIQEQFEDTKEEVASSDWPNKRLKLFDGDYNRSSTPADRYSLLRPNETCDCVSDAESKNSCGWAYSVDKTKVDNSVACDIKFKKDKISESLKVLENLIPGAKGKGPLLVIDGTIEYLKILMSQTGALG is encoded by the coding sequence ATGGTTAAGGCTGACGAGTCTTTGCCTCGCCCACACCATGTGGCTTGGCAATCACCTTCTTCTAATCACTTCAGTATACTGCCTAAGCCCAGCTTACTCAGTCTTCCAGCATATCTGAATTCAAGCACTTCCATCTTGCCTGCTGTCAGTACATTTCATGGGCTTGCAGCTCCTTCTATCCCAAGTCTGAAGAGCATGCTAAAAAATGAAGTGCAAGGATTCCTTCAGTATTGCAATGCTGACACAAGTTTGAAAGAAACACATTTTGGAGGAGCTTTACAAAATGCAAATCCTTCTTTGCAGAAGAGGTTACTGATCTTTGACCGCTCTGATAATAAGACAAGGTTGTTTTATGGTCCTGTCCTCCCTCTTGTCCAGAGTCCAACTGTTACTGCTACAAAGTTTGCTCAAAGTTATGGCATAAATGGGGAGGGACAGGCCAGTAATGTGGGTCAAAAGCATCTAACCAGATACAGTTTACTGAAAGAGTCTGTTAAGGATCATGCAATTACTGAAGAAAGTGAAAACCATGAAGATACAGAAGAAATAAATGCACTGCTTTATTCTGATGATGAAAGCCCTGAAGGCGATGATGATGATAGTTGTGATGAGGTAACAAGTACAGATCATTCTCCATTGGCAACTAATAAGACTTATGTGATACAAGAGCAATTTGAAGACACGAAGGAGGAGGTTGCTAGCTCTGATTGGCCTAACAAAAGGCTAAAGCTATTTGATGGTGACTATAATAGATCATCCACACCTGCGGACAGGTATAGTTTGCTAAGACCAAATGAAACCTGTGATTGTGTAAGCGATGCTGAATCAAAGAATTCTTGTGGCTGGGCATATTCTGTTGATAAAACTAAAGTAGATAATTCAGTGGCTTGcgatatcaaatttaaaaaggaTAAGATCAGTGAATCATTGAAAGTTCTTGAAAATTTAATTCCTGGTGCAAAAGGAAAGGGGCCACTGTTAGTCATTGATGGAACTATTGAGTACTTGAAAATTTTGATGTCCCAAACTGGTGCTCTTGGGTGA